Part of the Vigna unguiculata cultivar IT97K-499-35 chromosome 3, ASM411807v1, whole genome shotgun sequence genome, AGGAGAGCTAGTTTGAAATCCTTGAGCTTTTTGCGTTACTTTAGTTAAATAGATGTTTTGGTTGGATGTTGTATTTccattattatatatgttcagTGCTGTGACCTTAATTGAGTTTTAGCTTGTATGATCGTGAATGGGATGATGAGAAGAGACAAAGAGCTGACCAAAAGCGGAGGCACCGGAAGTAGCAAATCTAAAGGGGCGACTTCGCAACTAAACTTTTTTGAAGGTTGTTTCATTTCATGCGCGTGCTATAATGCTAACTTTGTGCGTGAGTTGAGGTGGTGGGTTCACAACACTTTTAACTGTCAGCCCTCTCACTTTTTTGGTAACTTTTGCCAGATTTCGCAGAGTTGGATTTGTTTAGTCTTTCAAAAGTGAGCATGAAGGTGTTATGAATTCTCTTATAGACTTGTATATAGTGTTGTATATTCTGGATAGCCGGTGGTCAAATGTACTTCTGAAAATgtgattatttcttttaaaccATCATTTACATCAATAGACAAACCTAGGAAGCATAGATGTTGTAGACTTGGTGCAATTGTTCGGTGGTCTTTCGTGAAGATGGTTTCGTTGCACCTGTGGTTACATATCCATGCATTTAAATTGTTGAACCCCAATACTGGATGTTTGTTTGGTTATTAAAACCAAGCTTCGGAAATTGAGCCTCTCAACATGATTATTCTGTTAGCAAGTTTCATGAATACATCTCTACTCAAATTATAGTTTCCTTTGTCAAGTTTATTTTACGCCCCCTATTTTTTTAGAAGGTACACGTAAATACATGATTATTTATAGATATCATGGAGTTTGTTCTCTTTTTAATTAAACACTACTGATATAGTTGAGTTGTTTCGTGAAAGTAACTGAGTTTAGTAGGTTTGCTTGCCATTTGTTAGTAGGTTCTCAACTTCGCTCAAAAGAACATGATGTATAACCATCCTTATTTCCCTAGTCACTATAGGGAAATGGCTGATttgtttaaaatgaatccatggcAAATCCTGAAAGAAAGGTAAATCCAAAAATGGaactgttattttaattttaatgaatacAGGACATGCAATGCATTATGGTCTCTAAAAAATATCTCATTAAACATGAGGGGAACAACAATATGGTTCGGAGAATGGGTTGTGAGTAGCTGTAGGAGAGTTGTAAACTGCGATATTCATTGTGTCATCTGCATGCTCGTGCTTGTGTTCTTCCTTCGGATTAAAGCCATGTTGCTCGATGCCAAATCCACCTTCCCATCCCAGCTGATAGAAGAAGCTGCACAGGTCCCTCTGATAAGCATGGCTAAAACTAACAGAGGATTCCAAAAGTGTCTCCCAGCTAAGGTTCTCGTCATCTTCTCTTTCTTGTTCAATCAAAGGCTTCTCTTCTTCAGCCTCAAACACTTTTCCTTTGATGTCAACAGTATCCCTTCTCGTCACTACTTGTCTTTCAGTGAAATCCGAAGGAGATTCCGCAGAAGAAGAAGGGCTAGTAATTGGGGACGAAGACTCCGTTAACTGCCACATTCCACTGAGAAAATTTTCCAAAGCCTTGATTTGTATGTATGGAATTGGCTCCACCAAGGGATACTCGTGCAGTCCACACATACCCTTTACCTTGCACCACTCATAAAACTCGTAAAGTTCATTAGTTTGAACTGCAGCTTTCTTGTATATATTGAAAGCGGCTATGCAGTTTCTATACGGCATATCAAGAAGATTGTCCATAACCCCAACTATTTCTCTTCTGAACTTTGTATAACAAACGAAGCTGTCACGAATTATGAGTTTCATGGCACACTGCACATTTAAACTTCGTGATGCAACCCCTACTGGATAACATTGCATCACCCTATCCATAAAGCTCTGTAGTTGTGGCAATATTTCAAGCACTTCCCCCAGTCCCTTCATTTTCTCATGAAAACTTTCAGCTCCAGCAGTGGGTTCCTCTTTCTCATCTACTTCCCGTCCTTCCATTGTGGTGTCATCCAAAGCAACACAGTTAAGGGCTTCATCCAGAAGGTGTGCGTAGGATGCGACAAAGTTTGTGTAGGAAACCGGACAAGAGGAAGATTCATCCTTGAAATGGCAAGGGTGGAGAGAAATCAAGGCATTGGAACGTGTCCACAAGAGTTCACTCCAGAGGGTGCTTTTCCCCGGAACAGAACGAAGCAAACGGTGAAGAAGAATGAGACATTTGAGTGCAACACGCCAGCTACGAGTGGTTCCAAATCGACGAGTGAAGCTGACTGCGAAGGAGTGGCAGGTAGTTGGCGAAATGGAGAAGAGTTTCAAAAGGCGGTGTATGTACTTTTCATGCAGAGGCAAGTCATCTGGGGCTGTTGCTTTTATGATGATGATGTTCATGTCAGAGAAGCCACTCACTGCAGCAATCTTTGCATAGCTCATGAAGCTGCGTTCTTTTAAAGAAGTGCAAACTTGCCTGAATCGCCTCTgcatttcttttcttctttatatgcTTTTTTCGTGTATGAGATGAGACGGTGATGTGGGGGTGGCAGAAGAGAATAGAAGAGAAGACAAGAGTGAAATATGATTTGGTGGGACTTGTTTTCAAGGGTGAAC contains:
- the LOC114177082 gene encoding putative clathrin assembly protein At4g25940, translating into MQRRFRQVCTSLKERSFMSYAKIAAVSGFSDMNIIIIKATAPDDLPLHEKYIHRLLKLFSISPTTCHSFAVSFTRRFGTTRSWRVALKCLILLHRLLRSVPGKSTLWSELLWTRSNALISLHPCHFKDESSSCPVSYTNFVASYAHLLDEALNCVALDDTTMEGREVDEKEEPTAGAESFHEKMKGLGEVLEILPQLQSFMDRVMQCYPVGVASRSLNVQCAMKLIIRDSFVCYTKFRREIVGVMDNLLDMPYRNCIAAFNIYKKAAVQTNELYEFYEWCKVKGMCGLHEYPLVEPIPYIQIKALENFLSGMWQLTESSSPITSPSSSAESPSDFTERQVVTRRDTVDIKGKVFEAEEEKPLIEQEREDDENLSWETLLESSVSFSHAYQRDLCSFFYQLGWEGGFGIEQHGFNPKEEHKHEHADDTMNIAVYNSPTATHNPFSEPYCCSPHV